In one window of Mercurialis annua linkage group LG4, ddMerAnnu1.2, whole genome shotgun sequence DNA:
- the LOC126679119 gene encoding isovalerate--CoA ligase CCL2-like, with protein sequence MQASSSLSSAFLNCKKEPIKMNNLFKKNAYSSWTRFTYAYFNKFDSKFPQNSRIRSRFSCDGEAESWKSMEGLVCSSANNVPLSPISFLERAAKVYRDRTSVVYGDVKYCWNETYDRCLKLASALTQLGISYGDVVATLAPNVPAMYELHFAVPMAGGVLCPLNTRHDSNMVSVLLKHSEAKVLFVDFQLLDVAKEALDLLEKTESKPPILVLIPEADSLLASKCSSNNYEYESLLENGNKEFEIRRPKSEWDPISVNYTSGTTSRPKGVVYSHRGAYLNSLAIIVLHGMGAMPVYLWTVPMFHANGWCLTWGVAAQGGTNVCIRKVTPKGIFNSITQHNVTHMGGAPTVLNMIGNSPVSDQKPLPHKVEIMTGGSPPPPQIIFNMEELGFGVSHIYGLTETYGPGTYCVWKPEWDSLPPNERVKMKARQGMHHLGLEDVDVKDPATDESVPADGKTIGEVMFRGNTVMSGYLKDLKATEEAFKGGWFRSGDLAVRHPDGSIEVKDRLKDIIISGGENICTVEVETVLYSHPAIFEAAVVARPDDYWGQTPCAFVKLKDEFDVSGEDIIKFCRDHLPHYMAPRTIVFEDLPKTSTGKVQKFILREKAKAMGSLS encoded by the exons ATGCAAGCTTCTTCATCTTTGAGTTCAGCTTTCTTGAATTGCAAGAAAGAACCCATCAAAATGAAcaatttatttaagaaaaatgcTTATTCCTCTTGGACTCGATTTACTTATGCttattttaacaaatttgattcaaaattcCCACAAAATTCTCGAATACGGTCACGTTTTTCTTGCGATGGTGAGGCCGAGTCATGGAAATCTATGGAGGGTCTTGTTTGTAGCTCTGCTAATAATGTTCCTTTGTCTCCTATAAGTTTCCTGGAGAGAGCAGCCAAGGTTTACAGAGACAGGACTTCAGTTGTATACGGTGATGTGAAGTATTGCTGGAATGAGACTTATGATCGCTGTCTTAAGCTTGCTTCTGCCTTAACCCAGTTGGGCATTTCATATGGAGATGTG GTTGCAACTCTGGCCCCTAATGTTCCGGCAATGTACGAGCTGCATTTTGCAGTCCCTATGGCAGGAGGTGTCCTTTGTCCGCTTAACACACGGCATGACTCTAATATGGTATCTGTCCTGTTGAAACATTCCGAAGCTAAGGTTCTCTTTGTAGACTTTCAGTTGCTCGATGTTGCTAAGGAAGCACTTGATCTTCTTGAAAAAACAGAATCAAAACCCCCGATACTGGTTTTAATTCCTGAGGCTGATAGTTTGTTAGCTTCTAAATGTAGTTCAAATAATTACGAGTATGAAAGTTTATTGGAAAATGGAAATAAGGAATTTGAGATTCGACGACCGAAAAGTGAATGGGATCCCATCAGTGTAAATTATACTTCTGGGACAACCTCGAGACCGAAAGGCGTTGTTTATAGTCATAGAGGAGCTTACCTGAATTCGCTCGCGATAATCGTCCTTCATGGCATGGGAGCAATGCCTGTTTATCTTTGGACAGTGCCTATGTTTCACGCCAATGGTTGGTGCCTCACCTGGGGAGTGGCTGCACAGGGTGGCACCAATGTATGCATCAGAAAAGTCACCCCAAAGGGCATCTTCAATAGCATAACACAGCACAATGTGACACACATGGGAGGAGCACCAACTGTGTTAAACATGATTGGAAATTCTCCAGTGAGCGACCAAAAGCCGCTTCCTCATAAAGTCGAAATAATGACCGGGGGTTCTCCACCTCCTCCGCAGATCATTTTCAATATGGAAGAATTAGGTTTTGGTGTATCTCATATATATGGCCTGACAGAAACTTATGGTCCGGGGACTTATTGTGTGTGGAAACCTGAATGGGATTCGCTACCTCCGAACGAGAGGGTAAAGATGAAAGCCAGACAAGGGATGCACCATCTTGGCTTGGAAGACGTTGATGTGAAAGATCCGGCAACCGATGAAAGCGTGCCAGCTGATGGTAAAACAATAGGTGAGGTCATGTTCAGAGGAAACACTGTCATGAGTGGGTACCTTAAAGACTTGAAAGCTACAGAGGAAGCCTTCAAAGGCGGATGGTTTCGAAGTGGGGATCTTGCAGTGAGACATCCTGATGGTTCTATAGAAGTGAAGGACCGGTTGAAGGATATCATAATTTCCGGTGGAGAGAATATATGTACAGTTGAAGTGGAGACAGTTTTGTATAGTCATCCTGCAATTTTTGAGGCAGCTGTAGTGGCACGGCCAGATGATTATTGGGGACAAACACCTTGTGCATTTGTGAAGTTAAAAGATGAATTTGATGTGAGCGGGGAAGATATAATCAAGTTCTGCCGGGATCATTTGCCTCATTATATGGCCCCTCGGACTATCGTATTTGAGGATTTGCCTAAAACGTCCACTGGGAAAGTGCAGAAGTTTATTCTTAGGGAGAAGGCAAAGGCCATGGGAAGCCTTTCTTGA
- the LOC126676509 gene encoding putative invertase inhibitor, whose product MKNYFMNALLFNLATIFLFLNYAMSINIDSINDNCKKAAAIDQNFSYDFCVAFLQADPKAETATLADLELISINLAISNSTNIISHISQLLNQKSLDPYISGALKDCLKLYNDAKSDLQDAISDLKSNDYYKANSDVSAAMDSSTTCEDGFKEKKGVVSPMANDNKSFFQITAIILSFMTLAHK is encoded by the coding sequence atgaaaaattatttcatgAACGCCCTTCTCTTCAACCTTGCtaccatttttcttttcttgaacTATGCAATGAGCATAAATATAGATTCCATCAACGATAATTGCAAGAAAGCAGCGGCTATTGATCAAAATTTTAGCTACGACTTTTGCGTTGCGTTTCTTCAAGCCGATCCCAAGGCCGAAACTGCAACTCTTGCCGATTTAGAGCTCATATCGATCAACTTGGCTATATCGAATTCGACAAATATAATCTCTCATATTTCCCAGCTTCTAAATCAAAAATCTTTGGACCCCTACATTAGTGGTGCCTTAAAAGATTGCTTGAAGCTTTACAATGATGCAAAATCTGATTTACAAGATGCTATTTCTGATTTAAAGTCCAACGATTATTATAAAGCTAATAGTGATGTTAGTGCTGCCATGGATTCATCAACCACTTGTGAAGATGGTTTCAAGGAGAAGAAAGGTGTGGTTTCTCCAATGGCAAATGACAATAAATCGTTCTTCCAAATAACCGCAATTATTCTTTCTTTTATGACGTTGGCTCATAAATAG
- the LOC126676508 gene encoding protein STRICTOSIDINE SYNTHASE-LIKE 6-like produces the protein MTSEFISKKKSCPFLSIIIFSVIILILGAILLYRLDWFDSPPSPNDELTHPFPTAMMKDDQILKGSYLLGLGNLAGPEDIVYDSKSKIIYTGCSDGWIKRVTVTESVGDTVVENWVNTTGRPLGLALGLGGEVIVADAYKGLLKISRDGAITVLTHEAEGLKFKLTDGVDIAKNGKIYFTDASYKYNLTQFLVDLLEQKPHGRLLCYDPSTKTTRVLLRDLYFANGIALSPDQDYLVFCETPKKRCGKYYIEGKKKGSIEHFFRLPGYPDNIHYNGRGHFWVAAAMEIGDQKYIGGMDSDMGGVFVVNLEGKLINHYHDASLMLISSAVKINNYLYCGSIVYPYIIRLDLAQNPAYSSA, from the exons ATGACATCTGAATTCATCTCAAAGAAGAAGTCATGTCCATTTTTAAGTATAATCATTTTCTCAGTTATAATCCTTATATTAGGAGCAATTTTACTTTACCGATTAGACTGGTTCGACTCGCCTCCCTCGCCCAACGACGAGCTGACTCACCCTTTTCCTACGGCCATGATGAAGGACGATCAAATCCTGAAAGGATCATATTTGTTGGGTCTGGGAAATTTGGCTGGACCTGAAGATATTGTGTATGATAGCAAGTCTAAGATAATTTATACGGGCTGTTCTGATGGGTGGATCAAGCGAGTGACAGTAACTGAGTCTGTAGGTGACACGGTTGTGGAAAACTGGGTTAACACTACAGGTAGACCGCTTGGACTCGCCTTAGGACTCGGAGGTGAAGTTATTGTAGCTGATGCATATAAG GGGCTATTGAAGATAAGTAGAGATGGTGCAATTACAGTGCTAACTCACGAGGCAGAAGGCCTAAAATTCAAGCTGACAGACGGTGTAGATATagcaaaaaatgggaaaatatattttacagaTGCTTCATATAAATATAACCTCACTCAATTTCTGGTTGATCTTCTGGAACAGAAGCCCCACGGTCGCTTACTCTGCTACGATCCTTCAACTAAAACAACTCGAGTTCTGCTCCGTGATCTCTACTTCGCTAACGGGATTGCTCTTTCTCCTGATCAAGATTATCTTGTTTTCTGCGAAACCCCAAA GAAAAGATGTGGAAAATATTACATAGAAGGGAAAAAGAAAGGCAGCATAGAACACTTTTTTAGGCTGCCTGGATATCCTGACAACATACATTACAATGGACGTGGCCACTTCTGGGTTGCAGCAGCCATG GAAATTGGTGATCAGAAGTACATAGGAGGAATGGATTCAGACATGGGAGGGGTTTTTGTGGTGAATTTGGAAGGGAAGTTAATAAATCATTACCATGATGCAAGTTTAATGCTGATCTCAAGCGCAGTCAAGATCAATAATTATCTTTACTGTGGCTCCATAGTCTATCCATACATTATACGTCTTGATCTTGCTCAAAATCCAGCATATTCCTCAGCGTAA